The following are from one region of the Cyanobium gracile PCC 6307 genome:
- the alaS gene encoding alanine--tRNA ligase — protein sequence MAADSTRPRPRSGAEIREAFLAFYEQRGHRRMASASLVPDDPTVLLTIAGMLPFKPVFLGQAPPPGPRATSSQKCIRTNDIENVGRTARHHTFFEMLGNFSFGDYFKEEAIAWAWELTTEVFGLDPAHLVVSVFREDDEAAAIWRDAVGVDPKRIIRMDEADNFWASGPTGPCGPCSEIYYDFHPERGDDGIDLEDDGRFIEFYNLVFMQYNRDAAGTLTPLARRSIDTGMGLERMAQILQQVPNNYETDLIYPLLEAAAALAGLDYRALDARAQTSLKVIGDHSRAITQLIADGVTASNLGRGYVLRRLLRRVVRHGRLLGIDRPFLAAMGEAAIELMAPAHPRLPERREVILAELEREEARFLDTLERGEKLLAEVLAARPERISGDAAFELYDTYGFPLELTAEIAEEHGLTVDLDGFEAAMERQRQRAKAAAVSIDLTLQGAIEQVAGALAPTDFRGYEALDQAACVLALVVNGEPATAAAAGDAVQIVLDSTPFYGESGGQVGDRGVLLAGEAAAGVGAGLIVAIEAVSRNRSVFVHSGRIERGRLTVGDVVQARVDRSCRRRAQAHHTATHLLQAALKQVVDDGVSQAGSLVDFDRLRFDFHCPRALTPDELEQIEDLVNGWIAEAHPLEVAEMALERARAAGAVAMFGEKYGEVVRVVDVPGVSMELCGGTHVANTAEIGLFRIVTETGVAAGIRRIEAVAGPALLPYLRERDRVVRELADRFKAQPGEILERVALQGEELRATLKELAAARGALAAAKAGALAERAEAIGPHRLLVERLDGVDGAGLQEAAQRLQQQLGEGAAVVLGGLPDPADLGKVILVAAFGPAVVAAGVKAGPFIGGIARLCGGGGGGRPQLAQAGGRDGAALDGALAEARRQLAAQLGSA from the coding sequence ATGGCTGCCGATTCCACCCGCCCCAGGCCCCGCAGCGGGGCCGAGATCCGGGAGGCCTTCCTGGCGTTCTATGAGCAGCGGGGGCACCGGCGGATGGCCAGCGCCTCCCTGGTGCCCGACGACCCCACGGTGCTGCTCACCATCGCCGGCATGCTGCCGTTCAAGCCGGTGTTCCTCGGCCAGGCCCCGCCGCCGGGGCCCCGGGCCACCAGCAGCCAGAAGTGCATCCGCACCAACGACATCGAGAACGTGGGCCGCACCGCCCGGCACCACACCTTCTTCGAGATGCTGGGGAACTTCTCCTTCGGCGACTACTTCAAGGAGGAGGCGATCGCCTGGGCCTGGGAGCTCACCACGGAAGTGTTCGGCCTCGACCCCGCCCACCTGGTGGTCAGCGTCTTCCGGGAGGACGACGAGGCCGCCGCCATCTGGCGTGACGCCGTGGGGGTGGATCCGAAGCGGATCATCCGCATGGACGAGGCCGACAACTTCTGGGCCTCCGGCCCCACCGGCCCCTGTGGCCCCTGCTCGGAGATCTACTACGACTTCCACCCGGAACGGGGCGACGACGGCATCGACCTGGAGGACGACGGCCGCTTCATCGAGTTCTACAACCTGGTGTTCATGCAGTACAACCGCGACGCGGCCGGCACGCTCACGCCCCTGGCCCGGCGCAGCATCGACACCGGCATGGGCCTGGAGCGCATGGCCCAGATCCTGCAGCAGGTGCCGAACAACTACGAGACCGACCTCATCTATCCGCTGCTGGAAGCCGCCGCCGCCCTGGCGGGGCTCGATTACCGCGCCCTCGACGCCCGCGCCCAGACCTCCCTCAAGGTGATCGGCGACCACAGCCGGGCCATCACCCAGCTGATCGCCGACGGCGTCACCGCCTCCAACCTGGGCCGGGGCTACGTGCTGCGCCGCCTGCTGCGCCGGGTGGTGCGCCACGGCCGGCTGCTGGGCATCGACCGTCCCTTCCTGGCGGCGATGGGGGAAGCGGCGATCGAGCTGATGGCCCCGGCCCACCCCCGGCTGCCGGAGCGCCGCGAGGTGATCTTGGCCGAGCTGGAGCGGGAGGAGGCCCGCTTCCTGGACACCCTGGAGCGGGGCGAGAAGCTGCTGGCCGAGGTGCTCGCCGCCCGCCCAGAGCGCATCAGCGGCGACGCGGCCTTCGAGCTCTACGACACCTACGGCTTCCCGCTGGAGCTCACCGCGGAGATCGCCGAGGAGCACGGCCTGACGGTGGATCTGGACGGCTTCGAGGCGGCCATGGAGCGCCAGCGGCAGCGGGCCAAGGCGGCCGCCGTGAGCATCGACCTCACCCTGCAGGGGGCGATCGAGCAGGTGGCCGGCGCCCTTGCGCCCACTGACTTCCGCGGCTACGAGGCCCTCGACCAGGCGGCCTGCGTGCTGGCCCTGGTGGTGAACGGCGAACCGGCCACCGCGGCCGCCGCCGGCGATGCGGTGCAGATCGTTCTCGACAGCACCCCCTTCTACGGGGAATCGGGCGGCCAGGTGGGTGATCGGGGCGTGCTGCTGGCCGGGGAGGCGGCCGCGGGGGTCGGGGCCGGCCTGATCGTGGCCATCGAGGCGGTGAGCCGCAACCGCAGTGTGTTCGTGCACAGCGGCCGGATCGAGCGCGGCCGTCTGACGGTGGGCGATGTGGTGCAGGCCCGGGTGGATCGCAGCTGCCGCCGCCGCGCCCAGGCCCACCACACCGCCACCCACCTGCTGCAGGCGGCCCTGAAGCAGGTGGTGGATGACGGGGTCTCCCAGGCGGGTTCCCTGGTGGACTTCGACCGGCTGCGCTTCGACTTCCACTGCCCCCGGGCCCTGACCCCGGACGAGCTGGAGCAGATCGAGGACCTGGTCAACGGCTGGATCGCCGAGGCCCACCCCCTGGAGGTGGCGGAGATGGCCCTGGAGCGGGCCCGGGCCGCCGGCGCCGTGGCCATGTTCGGTGAGAAGTACGGCGAGGTCGTGCGGGTGGTGGACGTGCCCGGCGTCTCGATGGAGCTCTGCGGTGGCACCCACGTGGCCAACACCGCCGAGATCGGTCTGTTCCGGATCGTCACCGAGACGGGGGTGGCGGCGGGCATCCGCCGCATCGAGGCCGTGGCGGGTCCCGCCCTGCTCCCCTACCTGCGGGAGCGTGACCGGGTGGTGCGGGAGCTGGCCGACCGCTTCAAGGCCCAGCCCGGCGAGATCCTCGAGCGTGTGGCCCTCCAGGGCGAGGAGCTGCGGGCCACCCTCAAGGAGCTGGCGGCGGCGCGGGGGGCCCTGGCGGCGGCCAAGGCCGGTGCTCTGGCGGAGCGGGCCGAGGCGATCGGGCCCCATCGGCTGCTGGTGGAGCGCCTCGATGGCGTGGATGGCGCCGGCCTCCAGGAGGCCGCCCAGCGCCTGCAGCAGCAGCTCGGGGAGGGGGCGGCGGTGGTGCTCGGCGGCCTGCCGGACCCGGCGGATCTTGGCAAGGTGATCCTGGTGGCGGCCTTCGGCCCCGCGGTGGTGGCCGCCGGCGTCAAGGCGGGGCCCTTCATCGGCGGCATCGCCCGGCTCTGCGGCGGTGGCGGCGGCGGCCGGCCCCAGCTGGCCCAGGCGGGGGGACGGGACGGCGCCGCCCTCGATGGGGCTCTGGCTGAGGCCCGCCGGCAGCTGGCGGCCCAGCTGGGCAGCGCCTGA
- a CDS encoding ShlB/FhaC/HecB family hemolysin secretion/activation protein, translated as MLLLLAQLVAPPLQDGPIRLPGPPQPLDRPAPAELQPAPPIDVRPLETPAPQPAGGGAPPAGSAAPEPAPQLPSPQAQAPLPGIRGLTLYSPEQVRTILAECSRIAAAAERLKACAVALSTRLVFDGYVSSRVYVVSDPAPGYLDVVEGRVVGIQVTGSDPWLNRRVGRLLRPLRGQILRLSTVELQLQLLKSQPGIGSVRGTLARLGSDPSEGVFRVAVEPSREPWQGDLALRNDGNSGSGEFRAVTTLLKPSLLRRGDTLLIYSELNATDTPELGAAIASLSYTYPLGDSVSLTGGIGFSRRNLVELPAPADGFSTSQYQALAQLEWVFRESLSQRWSVFAGYSNSRSNIYEQGSALPASVPASIRAPAGGYLRVGVNGSGAGRHSSWSGSAYLLQGIAAATPAVQRQELAEAGIAAGRATAIGGFLSASWTVSPRWQVNLRTAAQLAFAPLTSSMQFTLGSDVGLRGLPGQLISGDSGWLASTEAVWTFWDSRTSALQLVPFIGAGGVRTSFSGGSFGDTVGSGGLLLRWLASNHWSVELGWAQPFSTTDNLGPWNDWLLGQGLYTRVNYRF; from the coding sequence ATGCTCCTCCTTCTCGCCCAGCTGGTGGCCCCGCCCCTGCAGGATGGCCCGATCCGCCTTCCTGGCCCGCCCCAACCGCTGGATCGGCCCGCTCCCGCCGAACTCCAGCCGGCCCCTCCGATCGACGTCCGCCCCCTGGAGACTCCCGCCCCCCAGCCGGCCGGCGGCGGAGCGCCGCCGGCCGGTTCCGCCGCCCCGGAACCAGCCCCCCAGCTCCCCAGCCCCCAGGCGCAGGCCCCCCTGCCGGGGATCCGCGGGCTGACGCTCTACAGCCCCGAGCAGGTGCGCACGATCCTGGCCGAGTGCAGCAGGATCGCCGCCGCCGCTGAGCGGCTCAAGGCCTGCGCCGTGGCCCTCAGCACCCGGCTCGTCTTCGACGGGTACGTCAGCAGCCGGGTCTATGTGGTGAGCGACCCGGCGCCGGGCTATCTCGATGTGGTGGAAGGCCGTGTGGTCGGCATCCAGGTCACGGGCAGCGATCCCTGGCTGAACCGCCGCGTCGGCCGGCTGCTGCGGCCCCTGCGGGGCCAGATCCTGCGGCTGTCCACGGTGGAGCTGCAGCTGCAACTGCTCAAGAGCCAGCCGGGCATCGGCAGTGTGCGGGGCACCCTGGCGCGGCTGGGCAGCGATCCCTCCGAAGGGGTGTTCCGCGTCGCCGTGGAGCCGTCCAGGGAGCCCTGGCAGGGGGATCTGGCCCTGCGCAATGACGGCAACAGCGGCTCGGGGGAGTTCCGCGCCGTGACCACGCTGCTGAAGCCAAGCCTGCTGCGGCGCGGGGACACCCTGCTGATCTACAGCGAGCTCAATGCCACCGACACCCCCGAACTGGGCGCCGCCATCGCCTCCCTCAGCTACACCTACCCCCTGGGCGACAGCGTCAGCCTCACCGGCGGCATCGGCTTCAGTCGCCGCAACCTGGTGGAACTGCCCGCCCCGGCCGACGGGTTCTCCACCAGCCAGTACCAGGCCCTGGCCCAGCTCGAGTGGGTGTTCCGCGAATCCCTCAGCCAGCGCTGGAGCGTCTTCGCCGGCTACAGCAACAGCCGCAGCAACATCTACGAGCAGGGCAGCGCCCTGCCAGCCTCCGTGCCCGCCAGCATCCGCGCCCCCGCCGGCGGCTACCTGCGGGTCGGGGTCAACGGCAGCGGCGCCGGCCGCCACAGCAGCTGGAGCGGCAGCGCCTACCTGCTGCAGGGCATCGCCGCGGCGACCCCTGCCGTCCAGCGCCAGGAACTGGCCGAGGCCGGGATCGCGGCGGGCCGGGCCACCGCCATCGGCGGCTTCCTCTCCGCCTCCTGGACGGTCTCGCCCCGCTGGCAGGTCAACCTGCGGACCGCCGCCCAGCTGGCCTTCGCCCCGCTGACCTCCTCGATGCAGTTCACCCTCGGCTCCGATGTGGGCCTGCGCGGGCTGCCCGGCCAGCTGATCAGCGGCGACAGCGGCTGGCTGGCCAGCACCGAGGCGGTCTGGACCTTCTGGGACAGCAGGACCAGCGCCCTCCAGCTGGTCCCCTTCATCGGGGCCGGCGGCGTCCGCACCAGCTTCAGCGGTGGCTCCTTCGGCGACACGGTGGGCTCCGGCGGGCTGCTGCTGCGCTGGCTGGCCAGCAACCACTGGTCGGTGGAGCTGGGCTGGGCCCAGCCTTTCTCCACCACCGACAACCTGGGCCCCTGGAACGACTGGCTGCTGGGCCAGGGCCTCTACACCCGGGTCAACTACCGCTTCTGA
- a CDS encoding CHAT domain-containing protein, with protein MGLTVVLGLLGSPAAAGEITATGGILGLGSVVNGQIGGSCFSGACAIRGGTSAGANLFHRFSAFDTRGAITGVTLDVGGHRNVMVGVTHPLGSFIDKAVTLSERANLVWLSPGGLRLSGAGTFSNVQQLNLTTATSLQVGEGRFDVLGTTAAGAASLAGLPALGAAGLSTDPATLAQLGLSAQGDLAIDGGLLTVDGGLLLDAQGGHVLLGGARLQAPGGTVALQGQTVSLQDSTVEVSGPAGGSIRLSGERVSMAGSSLRADASGAGRGGTIEILGRERAEVHGVISARGGPQGGDGGFVETSASRLALSTAPDLSAASGRGGTWLIDPRDIAIVPSGSGGGSPPGGSAGGVPGSASLIDVGLINTALNGGQTVIVDTTDPAGTQSGTISLLAPVQKTAGPNATLELRADGDILINVPGADPTAFANTSALGQLDVNLWYQKGADPSLPAGAISWQKGAVDINTGTLRTFQGASRIDGNIELTGAFEPFKLLSGTVRTGEFTWSPTSFGAIQLSQLNDSRPAVLDVSRRYVQGPGRNVTAFATALLQIGPSAVSSGIDGGTVTDPTPVKTTLINVATGATLALNQATVNGPTLAVQSGARLELRRDNRLAALDNAGSILIAPGASLDLQSAAVAPGGSIVLQGGSSRLRINGAVFRNEGMIQGSGLIEVGSGLGTFTNGSSLLPGAPEALLDPIGSLQILARSLTLEPNSRLLFDLSTPDQLSVFGDTRLGGELEVVSPPVVGVITPFELIRARGISGAFDPGQITLPTGFTLQGVVTTGDPQLPFSFGGDLAATPPPPPAPPDPPVTPIPPVSPTPPVTPTPPLTATVPVASSPFSPSSPSFVLPDLGYRIFPSTQTTPFGSTLTSNRRGVGSDALAVNLSEADFSLTGGSMPAPGPLSVTTTTLSPALVAAAITDGDQQRSEDVRRTLGDVGTAGESGGTLRLEELQQLLSKASQKGDREDERFNPAVLMVSFTEQKPLAGQEQQPVAGQEPGAAGSTGPKPANSFLDLILLSRRGEPLGKRVELSRERFGDQLRALYRQLARLEPLQVDNPDSPSRQIHRAVIEPFAAELRAKGITTLVIVADRGLQGLPFAALHDGTSYFGDRYGFSITPSLNLTSFGPPRQTRGRVLAAGASEFEGLSPLPLVPEELAGIPEGVGVDRFLNRSFSPEVLLSRAADPRYERLHVATHAEFLPGGPSQARIYTGTGSVSLQEFARLRQQRSGSPLELFVLSACRTALGDSDSELGFAGLALQAGSRSAIGTLWYVDDVATSAYFLQLYRFLDQGMQKAEALRATRQAMATGKLRLEGDKVIGSDGVPLLTELSPSQRRRIAAGVTHPYFWAGVQLIGTPW; from the coding sequence GTGGGTCTCACGGTTGTGCTGGGCCTGCTGGGCTCCCCGGCTGCCGCCGGTGAGATCACCGCCACCGGCGGGATCCTTGGACTCGGCAGTGTGGTCAATGGCCAGATCGGCGGCAGCTGCTTCAGCGGTGCCTGTGCGATCCGGGGGGGCACCTCCGCCGGGGCCAACCTCTTTCACCGCTTCTCCGCCTTCGATACCCGCGGCGCGATCACCGGCGTCACGTTGGACGTGGGTGGGCATCGCAACGTGATGGTGGGGGTCACCCACCCCCTGGGCAGCTTCATCGACAAGGCCGTCACCCTGAGCGAACGGGCCAACCTGGTCTGGCTCTCACCGGGGGGGCTCCGGCTCAGCGGCGCCGGCACGTTCAGCAATGTCCAGCAGCTCAACCTGACCACCGCCACCAGCCTGCAGGTGGGCGAGGGGCGCTTCGACGTGCTCGGCACCACGGCCGCCGGGGCCGCTTCCCTGGCGGGCCTCCCGGCCCTGGGTGCGGCCGGCTTGAGCACCGATCCGGCCACCCTGGCGCAGCTGGGCCTCTCCGCCCAGGGGGATCTGGCCATCGACGGCGGCCTGCTCACCGTCGATGGGGGCCTGCTGCTGGATGCCCAGGGCGGCCATGTGCTGTTGGGGGGAGCCCGGCTGCAGGCGCCCGGGGGGACCGTGGCCCTGCAGGGGCAGACGGTGTCGCTCCAGGACAGCACGGTGGAGGTGTCCGGTCCGGCTGGCGGCAGCATCCGGCTCTCCGGGGAACGGGTCTCCATGGCCGGCTCCAGCCTGCGGGCGGATGCCAGCGGCGCGGGTCGGGGCGGGACCATCGAGATCCTGGGCAGGGAACGGGCCGAGGTCCATGGGGTCATCAGCGCCCGGGGCGGCCCCCAGGGGGGCGATGGCGGCTTCGTCGAAACCTCGGCCAGCCGCCTGGCGCTCTCCACCGCCCCGGATCTGTCGGCAGCGTCGGGGCGGGGCGGCACCTGGCTGATCGATCCCCGCGACATCGCCATCGTTCCCAGCGGATCCGGCGGCGGCTCTCCCCCCGGCGGTTCCGCTGGGGGAGTGCCGGGCTCCGCGTCGCTCATCGATGTGGGACTGATCAACACCGCCCTTAACGGTGGCCAGACGGTGATCGTGGACACGACCGATCCCGCCGGGACCCAGTCGGGCACCATCTCCCTGCTGGCCCCCGTCCAGAAGACGGCGGGGCCGAACGCCACCCTGGAGCTGCGGGCCGACGGCGACATCTTGATCAACGTTCCGGGCGCGGATCCCACGGCCTTCGCGAACACCTCCGCGCTGGGCCAACTGGATGTCAATCTCTGGTATCAGAAAGGAGCCGATCCTTCCCTCCCCGCGGGAGCGATCAGCTGGCAGAAGGGCGCGGTGGACATCAACACCGGAACCCTGCGCACCTTCCAGGGGGCGTCGCGGATCGATGGCAACATCGAGCTGACGGGAGCCTTCGAGCCGTTCAAGCTCCTGTCGGGCACCGTTCGCACCGGTGAATTCACCTGGAGCCCCACCAGTTTCGGGGCCATTCAACTGTCGCAGTTAAATGATTCCAGGCCGGCCGTTCTGGATGTCTCCAGGCGTTACGTCCAGGGGCCCGGCCGCAATGTCACGGCCTTCGCGACGGCGCTGCTGCAGATCGGCCCTTCCGCCGTGAGCAGCGGCATCGACGGCGGCACGGTCACGGACCCGACGCCCGTCAAGACCACCCTGATCAATGTCGCCACGGGGGCGACACTCGCGCTCAACCAGGCCACGGTGAATGGCCCGACTCTGGCCGTGCAGAGCGGGGCCAGGCTGGAGCTGAGGAGGGACAACCGGCTGGCGGCCCTCGACAACGCCGGCTCCATCCTGATCGCCCCCGGCGCCAGCCTCGACCTGCAGAGCGCGGCCGTCGCGCCTGGCGGCTCGATCGTGCTGCAGGGCGGTTCGTCGCGCCTGCGCATCAATGGCGCCGTCTTCCGGAATGAAGGAATGATCCAGGGATCCGGTTTGATCGAGGTGGGCTCCGGTCTGGGGACGTTCACCAACGGAAGTTCCCTGCTGCCGGGGGCACCGGAGGCGTTGCTCGATCCGATCGGCTCGCTGCAGATTCTTGCCCGCAGCCTCACGCTGGAGCCCAACAGCCGGCTCCTGTTCGATCTCTCCACCCCCGACCAGCTCTCCGTCTTCGGCGACACCCGCCTCGGCGGGGAGCTGGAGGTGGTGTCGCCGCCGGTCGTGGGGGTCATCACCCCCTTCGAGCTGATCCGGGCCCGCGGCATCTCCGGCGCCTTCGACCCCGGCCAGATCACCCTGCCGACCGGCTTCACGCTGCAGGGCGTCGTCACGACCGGCGATCCCCAGCTGCCATTCAGCTTCGGCGGCGATCTGGCGGCGACACCGCCGCCGCCCCCGGCGCCGCCCGACCCGCCCGTCACCCCCATCCCACCCGTCAGCCCCACCCCGCCCGTCACGCCGACTCCTCCCCTGACCGCCACGGTCCCGGTGGCCTCCTCACCGTTCTCCCCGTCGAGCCCGTCGTTCGTCCTGCCCGATCTCGGCTACCGCATCTTTCCGTCGACCCAGACGACACCCTTCGGCTCCACCCTCACCAGCAACCGGCGCGGGGTGGGCTCCGATGCCCTGGCGGTGAACCTTTCGGAGGCCGATTTCAGCCTCACCGGCGGCTCGATGCCGGCGCCCGGCCCCCTGAGTGTCACCACCACCACCCTCTCCCCGGCCCTGGTGGCCGCGGCGATCACCGACGGCGATCAGCAGCGCAGCGAGGACGTGCGCCGGACCCTGGGGGATGTGGGAACGGCGGGGGAGTCCGGCGGAACCCTGCGCCTCGAGGAACTGCAGCAGCTGCTCAGCAAGGCGTCCCAGAAGGGCGACAGGGAGGACGAGCGCTTCAATCCGGCGGTGCTGATGGTGTCCTTCACCGAACAGAAGCCCCTGGCGGGCCAGGAACAGCAGCCCGTGGCGGGCCAGGAGCCCGGGGCCGCCGGCAGCACCGGGCCGAAGCCGGCCAATTCGTTCCTCGATCTGATCCTGCTCAGCCGCCGGGGGGAGCCCCTCGGCAAGCGTGTCGAGCTCTCCAGGGAGCGCTTCGGTGACCAGCTGCGGGCGCTGTACCGGCAGCTGGCCCGCCTCGAGCCCCTCCAGGTGGACAACCCGGACTCCCCGTCCAGGCAGATCCACCGGGCCGTCATCGAGCCCTTCGCTGCGGAACTGCGGGCCAAGGGGATCACCACGCTGGTGATCGTCGCCGACCGGGGCCTGCAGGGTCTCCCCTTCGCGGCCCTCCACGACGGCACCAGCTATTTCGGGGATCGCTACGGCTTCTCGATCACCCCGTCCCTCAACCTCACCTCCTTCGGCCCTCCGCGCCAGACCCGGGGGCGGGTGCTGGCGGCGGGCGCCTCGGAGTTCGAGGGTCTCAGCCCCCTGCCCCTGGTGCCCGAGGAACTGGCCGGCATCCCGGAGGGGGTGGGGGTCGACCGGTTCCTGAACAGGAGCTTTTCCCCGGAGGTGCTGCTGAGCCGTGCGGCCGACCCGCGCTATGAGCGCCTGCACGTGGCCACCCATGCCGAATTCCTGCCCGGTGGCCCCTCCCAGGCGCGCATCTACACCGGCACCGGCTCGGTGAGCCTGCAGGAGTTCGCCCGCCTGCGCCAGCAGCGCAGCGGCAGCCCGCTGGAGCTGTTCGTGCTCAGCGCCTGTCGCACGGCCCTTGGCGACAGCGACAGTGAGCTCGGATTCGCCGGCCTGGCCCTGCAGGCGGGATCCCGCAGTGCCATCGGCACGCTCTGGTATGTCGACGATGTCGCCACCTCCGCCTACTTCCTGCAGCTCTATCGCTTCCTCGACCAGGGAATGCAGAAAGCCGAAGCCCTGCGGGCCACCCGCCAGGCCATGGCCACTGGCAAGCTGCGGCTGGAAGGCGATAAGGTCATCGGATCCGATGGCGTTCCCCTTCTCACGGAGCTGAGCCCATCCCAGCGGCGTCGGATTGCGGCAGGCGTGACCCATCCCTACTTCTGGGCGGGGGTTCAGTTGATCGGCACTCCCTGGTGA
- a CDS encoding DUF3307 domain-containing protein: protein MPDLSAVFNVFLMLAMAHFVGDFGLQSDRMAREKCPGCGVTLGWGWWLTSHAAIHGSLVGAITQSPLLGVAEWIVHLLIDFGKCRRLWSLSFDQALHIITKLLWAWLAIRQASPGFWLS from the coding sequence GTGCCTGATCTGTCAGCTGTCTTCAACGTCTTTCTGATGCTGGCGATGGCCCATTTCGTCGGGGATTTCGGTCTCCAGAGCGATCGCATGGCCCGGGAGAAATGCCCCGGCTGCGGAGTGACCCTCGGCTGGGGTTGGTGGCTCACCTCCCACGCCGCCATCCATGGATCTCTGGTGGGAGCGATCACCCAGTCCCCCCTGTTAGGTGTGGCAGAATGGATAGTGCATCTGTTGATTGACTTCGGCAAATGCCGACGTCTCTGGAGCCTGTCGTTTGATCAGGCGCTGCACATCATCACCAAGCTCCTCTGGGCCTGGCTGGCGATCCGTCAGGCATCGCCGGGCTTCTGGTTGTCATGA
- a CDS encoding CHASE2 domain-containing protein: MDNGTPPGSKATSWLARLRALHIDDGLRSLVPYAAAALLLLALQRSPVNETLNLLLYDLITSLRPAPPGTDKPITIIGIDESDLATYGFPIDDRVLCEAIDRLSAGGAVAIGLDIYRDQGVGPDQACLRQRFRTNPRLVSIINVAEAIGPVPGTPPDRQGFNDLVLDADGVIRRDLVHVAGQDEAIVSLPLRLLELGRGQRSLRQRLDAGREPGPWLEPASGGYDQLDAAGFQQMLSFHRIGSFHLWNLQDVLGRRPIPADQIRGHIVLIGSTAPSLRDLFPVPHTRSALGARQLLVPGVEIHAHRLAGLMERYVAGDPRRLRTLPGWVERLAEVVAVVLGIVLGEAFVLLRRSVIVVGLVAVVMVGGAVLLLYQYVWIGLSLPLMGLIAMAGAGWVRRGASSQKQRQQIERLLGQTTSPAVARQLWNQRDGLLSDGRFEGRQLPVTVLMLDTCQFTSVSERLSPGELLAWLNRGMALFVPAITRRGGMVNKFTGDGLLAVFGAPLSSGEEADAKAAIDAALAIQRAVASLNEELQQEGLPAMGLRIGVHSGPVLAGSMGSSERLEYAVIGDAVNCAARLESLDKERQTNLCRVLVSSSTEELLPKGLPLEWLDWGAINLKGRTEPLRIWELRGGLRRDSALESARATGP; the protein is encoded by the coding sequence CTGCTGCTGCTGGCCCTGCAGCGCAGCCCCGTCAATGAAACCCTCAACCTGCTGCTCTACGACCTGATCACGAGCCTGCGTCCGGCGCCGCCGGGCACGGACAAGCCGATCACGATCATCGGCATCGACGAATCGGACCTCGCCACCTACGGCTTTCCCATCGACGACCGGGTGCTGTGCGAGGCGATCGACCGGCTGAGTGCCGGAGGGGCGGTGGCGATCGGCCTCGACATCTACCGCGATCAGGGGGTGGGCCCCGACCAGGCCTGCCTGCGGCAGCGCTTCCGCACCAACCCCCGCCTCGTCTCGATCATCAACGTGGCCGAGGCCATCGGCCCGGTGCCGGGCACGCCGCCTGATCGGCAGGGGTTCAACGATCTGGTGCTCGATGCCGACGGGGTGATCCGCCGCGATCTGGTGCATGTGGCCGGGCAGGACGAGGCCATCGTCTCCCTGCCCCTGCGGCTCCTGGAGCTGGGCAGGGGCCAGCGCAGCCTGCGGCAGCGGCTGGACGCGGGTCGGGAACCGGGCCCGTGGCTGGAGCCGGCCTCGGGGGGCTACGACCAGCTCGATGCCGCAGGCTTCCAGCAGATGCTGTCCTTCCACCGGATCGGCAGCTTCCACCTCTGGAACCTCCAGGATGTGCTCGGCCGCCGGCCGATCCCCGCCGACCAGATCCGCGGCCACATCGTGCTGATCGGCAGCACGGCGCCGAGCCTGCGGGACCTGTTCCCGGTGCCCCACACCCGCTCCGCCCTCGGGGCGAGACAGCTGCTGGTGCCGGGGGTGGAGATCCACGCCCATCGGCTGGCCGGTCTGATGGAACGCTACGTGGCCGGCGACCCGCGGCGGCTGCGGACGCTGCCCGGCTGGGTGGAGCGGCTCGCCGAGGTGGTGGCGGTGGTGCTGGGGATCGTGCTGGGGGAGGCCTTCGTGCTGCTGCGCCGCAGCGTGATCGTGGTGGGTCTGGTGGCGGTGGTGATGGTGGGTGGCGCCGTGCTGCTGCTGTACCAGTACGTCTGGATCGGGCTGAGCCTGCCCCTGATGGGGCTGATCGCCATGGCCGGGGCGGGATGGGTGCGCCGGGGCGCCTCCAGCCAGAAGCAGCGGCAGCAGATCGAGCGGCTGCTCGGCCAGACCACCTCCCCGGCCGTGGCGCGCCAGCTCTGGAACCAGCGCGATGGCCTGCTCAGCGACGGCCGCTTCGAGGGGCGCCAGCTGCCGGTCACGGTGCTGATGCTGGACACCTGCCAGTTCACGAGCGTCTCGGAACGGCTTAGTCCCGGGGAGCTGCTCGCCTGGCTGAACCGGGGCATGGCCCTGTTCGTCCCTGCCATCACGCGCCGGGGGGGCATGGTCAACAAGTTCACCGGGGATGGCCTGCTGGCAGTCTTCGGGGCCCCCCTGAGCAGCGGCGAAGAGGCGGATGCGAAAGCGGCCATCGATGCGGCCCTGGCCATCCAGCGGGCCGTGGCCAGCCTCAACGAGGAGCTCCAGCAGGAAGGGCTGCCGGCGATGGGGCTGCGCATCGGCGTCCATTCCGGCCCGGTCCTGGCGGGATCGATGGGCAGCAGCGAACGGCTGGAGTACGCCGTGATCGGCGATGCGGTGAACTGCGCCGCCCGGCTGGAGAGCCTCGACAAGGAGCGTCAGACCAATCTCTGCCGCGTGCTGGTCTCGTCCAGCACGGAGGAACTGCTGCCCAAGGGCCTGCCGCTGGAGTGGCTCGACTGGGGGGCGATCAACCTCAAGGGGCGCACCGAACCGCTGCGCATCTGGGAACTGCGGGGTGGCCTCAGGCGGGACAGCGCACTGGAATCCGCTCGGGCCACTGGGCCGTGA